The Oleiphilus messinensis DNA segment GTGCATGACCGATTTACCGCGCTATCGAGCCCTGGATGAAGGTTTGAGACGCATGCGCAACGGCCCCTTTGAAATCCATATTGAAGGTGAAGATGCGCTGCATATTGAAAGTAATGATGTAACACTGGAAGGAGCCAATACGTCATTTCAATTTCACTGGCGTGTTCCCTCCCGGGATTTTGTTCGCGCATTCAATGCCGTTCAACTGGTCACGCCCCTCACGGTTGCACTGGCGGCGAACTCCCCTTTTCTCTTTCACCGAGCCTTGTGGGCCGAGACCCGCATATCCCTGTTCAAACAGTCAATTGATGTACGCCCCCAGTCTACCCATGTTTGGCGGCCCCCCTCCCGAGTCGATTTTGGTCCGGGCTGGGTGCGACAAAATGCGATCGAGCTATTCGATTATTCTGTATCCCTGTTTCCACCTCTGTTACCCTATATTGATCAAACCGATGCGCTCGAAGACTGGACAGACCGAAGGTTACCCGAGTTAAACAATTTAAAACTCCACCACGGGACAACCTGGACCTGGAATCGTGCAATTTACGATCACCATGGCGATGGGCATTTACGCATCGAACTGCGGGCCTTGCCTGCCGGTCCGACCCTGATCGATATGATGGCCAATGCAGCCTTCACAATTGGTTGTGCGATGGCGATCATGCCCAAAATTGATGAAATGGTCACTCACCTGCCATTCAAGTACGCTGAACATAATTTTTATGCGGCGGCACGGAGTGGGTTGCAAGCCCAATTAATTTGGCCAAAACACGATCAGGTACAACTGTGCGAACGGTCTGCTATCGAGATCGCGCACTGTTATCTCAATCCAGCATTCGATAGTCTCCTGGCACACGGCGTAACGAATAAAGAAGTGGCGCGCCTGAAGACGGTTATTGCAAACCGCCTGGATTCGGGCATCACCGGAGCCAGTTGGCAACGCACTATGGTTTCAAAACTGGAGCAGCAGCATAGCCGGGAGGCGGCCTGTGCCCAGATGTTTGACCATTATCGGACACAACAGAAGTCAGGTCGTCCAGTATCAGACTGGTCTACGGCGATTTAGGTTAACGAGGTACTCATCCTGACATGCGACGATATCGCAAACACATTTCCATCTGGGACAACCCGGAGACACAGACACTTGGCAGTTCAGCAGAAGAATTTCTACGTAAACTTCCCGGCCCAACCGTTATCTTCGTCCGTGGCAAGCGGACTCAGGAGACCAGAGCTGTCTGTACGCTGCTCCATGGCAACGAACCCTCAGGTACGTTAGCGGCTTATCACTGGCTGAAGCGCAGACAGCAACCGGCATGCAACGTTGCACTGTTTATCGCGAGTGTCGAAACAGCTCTAACGGCTCCAGGATTTCACTATCGACAACTACCCGGTAACCGGGATCTCAACCGCTGTTTCATTCCCCCATTTAATGACCGGGAGGGTGAGATTGCGCAAGAGTTTATGGCGTACCTGGACGAGATCCAGCCCACATCGGTACTCGATATCCACAATACCTCGGGCGATGGCCCTGCCTTTGCGGTCAGTATTATTCATGATGATGTACACCTGCGCCTGGCTTCGTTTTTTACGCACCGGATCATTCATACTCCACTTCGCATGGGTGCACTCATGGAACTCAGCCAGCATTCAATGCCAATTGTTACCATTGAATGCGGGGGGGCACGGGAACAGGAATCCCATGAACTGGCGTTAAACGGCTTGACGCGCTATCTAAACGCGGAACAGATTGACACCATTCATTCAGAGGAAACTTTTGAGCTGTTTCACAATCCCGTCCGGGTTGTGATGCAAAAAGAAAGCTCAATTGATTATCAGGAATACAACAATCATCAGGTTGATATTACCCTGAGCCCCGGTATCGAGCGCTTCAACTTCGGTATTGTGCAACCGGAAACACAGCTGGGCTGGCTGAGCAGTGGCGACCTGAATCACCTGCAGGCAATCAACAGTTATCAGGAAAATGTCATTGACCATATTCTGAAAGTGGTCGATCGGAAGATTTATCCCGCCCGTGCCATCAAACTGTTTATGGCGACGACGAACCCGACAATCGCGAAGAGCGATTGCCTGTTTTATGTGGTCGATGCAGATGGCCGGGAAATTGTAAGAGGCCCTGTGTCCGAGCACGATAACGATTAAAACGAATTGCCTTCACAGACTCCTTGGACATGGACTATTTACTGGTTTTCAGCACCTCATTCCTGGCTGCGACCCTGCTCCCTGCAGCATCCGAAGTCGTACTGGGTACATTGGTAGCTCAAGGCCACGCACCTTGGGTGCTATGGGCTTTGGCAACCGCCGGGAATACCCTAGGATCGGTGGTGAACTGGATACTCGGACGCTACCTTCTGCACTTTCAAGATCGCCGCTGGTTTCCCGTATCTGGCAAACAGCTCGATCAAGCCCAAACTCGATTCAGTCGCTATGGTAGCTGGTCATTGCTATTTGCCTGGGTTCCGGTCATCGGGGATCCACTGACATTTGTCGCCGGCATCATGCGAATAAGACTTCTGCCGTTTCTTTTCTGGGTGACATTGGGAAAAGGGACGCGCTATGCTATCGTGGTGTACTGGAGCGGGCAGATCAGTCCGTCATGAAACACCACGCCGAAGAACCCCATATCCCCAACGAATAATTTCTAAGGAACACGAGAGTCATGAGCAAAGCACTTGAAGGACAGGGAAAAACAGTACTGATCACCGGCGCATCTGCAGGTATCGGAAAAGCGTTTGCGGATGTATTCGCCACTAACGGATTCGATGTCGTTCTGGTGGCAAGACGCATTGAAAAGCTGGAAGAGGTCGCCTCGGAACTTGAATCAAAGCATGGTATTTCCACCCGCTGTATTGCAGCAGATCTCGCCAAAAGCACCTCGGCCAAGAAAATTTATGACGAACTGAAACGCGAAGGCGTCACCATCGATGCACTGGTCAACAATGCAGGATACGCCATAACAAAACCCTTTACCGAAGCCAAATGGAAAGATCACAGCGATTTGATGAATGTTATGGTCAATTCAGTGACCCAACTGTGTTATTTGTTCGCCAAAGATATGAAAGCCAACGGCTATGGCCGCATTATCAACCTTTCATCGGTAGCTGCCTTCTCCCCTCAATATGGCGGCAATTTATATGGCGCTACCAAAGCATTCGTAAAAGACTTGTCTGAAGCACTGGATCTGGAACTGAAAAAGCATAATGTTTATTGCACAGCCCTGTGCCCTGGATTCACACGCAGTGAGTTCCACGACGTCATGGGTGTGAGCTCCGCGATGGACAAACTGCCAAAATGGATCTGGATGGATGCTAAAACGGTAGCAAATCAGGGCTATCGCGCGGTAATGCGCGGTGATGTACGCTACGTAAACGGGATCTTAAATAAATCCCTGGTTACGGCAATGGGATTTCTGCCCGGAAAAGTAAAATATTTCCTCTCAGAAAAACAGAACGTTTTCTAACGGCCTCGAACCCAGGTTATCCTGCGCTTAAGCGCAGGATAAACGGATAAAATGGAGGAGGTCCAGGTAAGAGGTTCAGGAATGACGTCTAGGAAAGACCAATATATTTTTTCAGAATATCCCGCCCGTTAAACTCCGCGTCCAACACAGAAATAAACGTGTATACGCCAACAAGTTTACGGTTGAGAAAAACAAATTCCTTGGGCGGAATCTTGAAGTAGCGATTTACCGCAGAGAGTGCAGCCCGTTTTGCTATTCGGGTTGGCAGATCGCTCCCTTTCCAGCGATACTCCCCTTTGTCATTCAACGCACTCGCGGGTATTTCCACATCTTCACGGGCAAGCGGCTCCAATACCGCCATACAAACTTCGCCAAATTCATTCAGCACTTTTTCAGGCCATTCCGGTTGCATAAAGTGCAGTTCCACTCCACCTTCAACAACCGCTTTCAGGTCTCGCTCATAGGATGCCTTGATCATGTTGCAGACAGGCCCGAGTACCGACATGGGGTACTTCTGTACCGCTCCAAAATCCAGCAATACGATCTGGTCGTGCTCCTGTTCAGACTGAGCAATCCGGATTCGATAATTACCAAAGTTAGGATCGGTTTGCAATTCACGCCATTCGAACAACTCTTTTAAAAAGATTTCCAGAGATGCCTTGGCCAGATGGTTTCGCCGCGCTTGAGATAGCCCCTGAACGCTGGGATCGTTAACGGACCAGCCCTCTTCAAAGCTCGTCGCCATAACGTGTGAGGTCGAATATTCCTTGAATATTGTCGGTACGATGAAGCGGTCATCATCTTTCAGCATTTCACCAAACCGCTCCGTGGTGCGCGCCTCGAGTAAATAATCAACTTCTCGATGCATCATGTGACGCACTTCTTCCAGCCACTCATCAAAGCTGGGCCCCAATGACACCACTTTTGCGATTTTAAGCAGTTGAGCAACAGAGTTAAGATCCGAATCCACCGCTTCTGCGACACCGGGATATTGGATTTTCAGACAGATCTGAGCGCCATCATGCTTCCGGGTAGCTCGATGAACCTGACCCAAGGAGGCGGCACCAATCGGCTCTTCTTCAATTTCCAGCTCGGACAGGCGATGACTACCCAGCTCTCGTTCCAGAACTTTATGGATCGCCGGCCAATCAAGCGAAACAGTTTTATCTTCCAGTGTATGCAGGGCCTCGGTGACTTCTACCGGCAAAAAATGCTCACCGTACAACGCCATGACCTGACCGATTTTAACCACACTGCCTTTGAGCTTACCCAATTCATCAACCAGAAACTGCGCTTGTTTGGACATCATTTTACGATGGCGCTCTTTACGTTTGTCCTTACTGACAAACATATTGGTTGCCACATGAGTCGCCACGCGGGTACCAGCAAATAACCCGGCCTTGGTGAGGCTCAGGCGGCGTTCAAAACTTCCTGTTTTTATCCGGCTTACCGATTCTTTTTTAGGCTTGGATTCCATGAAACTACTCACCTTAGTTTTGCTCTGCATCGACGACATATCAGATTCCCATGATTTCTCAGCTGCGGCGCTTTTTACGAACGCGCTCTAAACGGGCGCACTGTAAACGAATAGTGTGTCACGATAAAGCTTTCGCATCACAGAAATGCACATTTGTTCCAGTTCCTCCCCTGTCACAGAGATTCAATGTACCCGCTTACGGGCACAGAACACGTCAGGACACCTTCTCCCCGTGAGCTTGTAAATCAGCATGATACGAGGAACGAACCATTGGCCCACTGGCAACGTGCTTGAAGCCCATGGATTCAGCAATTGCACCTAATTCCTCGAACTCCTGGGGGGTCACGAAGCGCTCAACCGGAAGATGGTCACGGCTGGGTTGTAAATACTGCCCCAAGGTCAGCATATCCACATCATGTGCGCGTAAGTCCTTCATGACTTCGATCACTTCGTCATTTTCTTCACCCAAACCCAGCATCAAGCCAGATTTGGTTACCACATCGGGCGCACGACGTTTAAATTCTTTGAGTAATTTGAGTGACCACGCATAGTCAGCACCGGGACGTGCTCGCGCATAAAGCCGGGGAACCGTTTCAAGGTTGTGGTTAAAAACATCAGGTGGACAGGCTTCAAGAATATCGAGTGCAACATCCATACGTCCACGGAAGTCAGGTACCAGCGTTTCGATTTCAATACTGTCCGAACGTTGACGGGTCTCGGCGATACAATCCGCAAAATGTTGTGCACCACCATCTCGCAAATCATCCCGATCGACCGAGGTGATTACCACATAACGGAGTTGCATATCAGCAATCGCAGTTGCCAAGTGGCGAGGTTCATCGGGGTCCAATGGATTTGGACGACCATGGGCTACATCACAGAATGGACATCGCCGGGTACAAATATCTCCCATGATCATAAATGTCGCGGTACCGCCACCAAAGCACTCCCCAAGATTGGGGCACGCAGCCTCTTCACACACAGTATGCAATTTGTGCGCACGCAGCTTGGTTTTGATTTCATTAATTCGCGGAGTTGAAGGGATACGCACCCGGATCCAATCGGGTTTACGTTGCGGTTTGTCGGTTGCAATAACTTTTACCGGGTTGCGGGCCACTTTCTCAGCGCCACGTAACTTTTCCCCCCGGACAACCGGTTTGACTTTCTTTGCAGAACGATCCTGTTGAATGGCGGCCTTCTGGCTTGAGGTTTCAGTAACCGAGCCCTGTGCCGCTTGATCCTGTACATTAAGTGAAGGCGTTTCGTGCTGCGTCATGTAAATCTAATCCTATCCTGATGGCAAATGCCCGTAAGTATCGGCCACATTATACCCCATTAATGCAATGAATTCGCTCAGTAATTGATCCTGCACCTGGGCCAGCCTGACACCACTTGCAAGATCGTTGAGGCGAGTCATAACCATATTTTGGTAGCCACAGGGGTTAATTCGCCGAAATGGCTCCAAATCGTTCACGACATTCAAGGCAAGGCCATGATAAGACCTGCCATGACTGATTCTCAGCCCGAGAGACGCAATTTTTTCATCGCCGACATACACCCCGGGCGCATCCGCCCTGGGTTGGGACGCAACGTTATAATGAGCGAGTGTATTGACCAAGGTTTGCTCAACACGACTCACCAATTCCCGCGCCCCGATTCGCAAACGCTTCACATCGAGCATCATGTAAGCAACCAATTGACCTGGCCCGTGATAGGTTACCTGCCCCCCACGATCCACCTGCACAACCGGGATATCACCAGGGAACAGGACGTGTTCGGCCTTTCCTGCCTGACCTTGGGTAAATACAGGGTCATGCTCGAGCAACCAGATTTCATCAATGGTGTTCTCCGATCGGCCCTGAGTGAACTGCTTCATCGCCTCCCAAACCGGCATGTAGGACAGACGGCCCAGATTCCGAACGATCAGCTCCGGTTTGTTTGCATCACTCATTCAACACACCTTACAGAACCATGTGGACTCGACCACTTGACTTGAGATCCTCGAACAAGGCTTCCAACTGCGGTTTTCCCGTCGCGACGATCGTAACGCGCACAGATAGAAACTTGCCATTTCGACTGGAGTTCATCGTAATTTTGCCGTGATCCAGGTCTGGCGCATGCTTGGTGAGAACCCGCACAACAAAGTCTTTAAAATCCGGTGCAGCGTCACCGATGATTTTGATGGGATAATCGCAAGGAAATTCTATTTTGGGGGCTTCGGGCTGACTCATAAATGTACCTTTACTACGGCCGGCAGGCCTTGC contains these protein-coding regions:
- a CDS encoding glutamate--cysteine ligase family protein, encoding MGQNIGTDHFTDEHYSRFTSKVQQELEILRQVLTDPDFGAGDTTVGAELEFYIVDQAGRPALINDTLFKDMAHPQLQHELNQFNIEYNLSPQKLAGQPFTAFEQEIGTIWTKLNHKAEPHGAELIPIGILPTLKREDFSPECMTDLPRYRALDEGLRRMRNGPFEIHIEGEDALHIESNDVTLEGANTSFQFHWRVPSRDFVRAFNAVQLVTPLTVALAANSPFLFHRALWAETRISLFKQSIDVRPQSTHVWRPPSRVDFGPGWVRQNAIELFDYSVSLFPPLLPYIDQTDALEDWTDRRLPELNNLKLHHGTTWTWNRAIYDHHGDGHLRIELRALPAGPTLIDMMANAAFTIGCAMAIMPKIDEMVTHLPFKYAEHNFYAAARSGLQAQLIWPKHDQVQLCERSAIEIAHCYLNPAFDSLLAHGVTNKEVARLKTVIANRLDSGITGASWQRTMVSKLEQQHSREAACAQMFDHYRTQQKSGRPVSDWSTAI
- a CDS encoding M14 family metallopeptidase, with product MRRYRKHISIWDNPETQTLGSSAEEFLRKLPGPTVIFVRGKRTQETRAVCTLLHGNEPSGTLAAYHWLKRRQQPACNVALFIASVETALTAPGFHYRQLPGNRDLNRCFIPPFNDREGEIAQEFMAYLDEIQPTSVLDIHNTSGDGPAFAVSIIHDDVHLRLASFFTHRIIHTPLRMGALMELSQHSMPIVTIECGGAREQESHELALNGLTRYLNAEQIDTIHSEETFELFHNPVRVVMQKESSIDYQEYNNHQVDITLSPGIERFNFGIVQPETQLGWLSSGDLNHLQAINSYQENVIDHILKVVDRKIYPARAIKLFMATTNPTIAKSDCLFYVVDADGREIVRGPVSEHDND
- a CDS encoding YqaA family protein, whose translation is MDYLLVFSTSFLAATLLPAASEVVLGTLVAQGHAPWVLWALATAGNTLGSVVNWILGRYLLHFQDRRWFPVSGKQLDQAQTRFSRYGSWSLLFAWVPVIGDPLTFVAGIMRIRLLPFLFWVTLGKGTRYAIVVYWSGQISPS
- a CDS encoding SDR family NAD(P)-dependent oxidoreductase, giving the protein MSKALEGQGKTVLITGASAGIGKAFADVFATNGFDVVLVARRIEKLEEVASELESKHGISTRCIAADLAKSTSAKKIYDELKREGVTIDALVNNAGYAITKPFTEAKWKDHSDLMNVMVNSVTQLCYLFAKDMKANGYGRIINLSSVAAFSPQYGGNLYGATKAFVKDLSEALDLELKKHNVYCTALCPGFTRSEFHDVMGVSSAMDKLPKWIWMDAKTVANQGYRAVMRGDVRYVNGILNKSLVTAMGFLPGKVKYFLSEKQNVF
- a CDS encoding ABC1 kinase family protein is translated as MESKPKKESVSRIKTGSFERRLSLTKAGLFAGTRVATHVATNMFVSKDKRKERHRKMMSKQAQFLVDELGKLKGSVVKIGQVMALYGEHFLPVEVTEALHTLEDKTVSLDWPAIHKVLERELGSHRLSELEIEEEPIGAASLGQVHRATRKHDGAQICLKIQYPGVAEAVDSDLNSVAQLLKIAKVVSLGPSFDEWLEEVRHMMHREVDYLLEARTTERFGEMLKDDDRFIVPTIFKEYSTSHVMATSFEEGWSVNDPSVQGLSQARRNHLAKASLEIFLKELFEWRELQTDPNFGNYRIRIAQSEQEHDQIVLLDFGAVQKYPMSVLGPVCNMIKASYERDLKAVVEGGVELHFMQPEWPEKVLNEFGEVCMAVLEPLAREDVEIPASALNDKGEYRWKGSDLPTRIAKRAALSAVNRYFKIPPKEFVFLNRKLVGVYTFISVLDAEFNGRDILKKYIGLS
- the lipA gene encoding lipoyl synthase — encoded protein: MTQHETPSLNVQDQAAQGSVTETSSQKAAIQQDRSAKKVKPVVRGEKLRGAEKVARNPVKVIATDKPQRKPDWIRVRIPSTPRINEIKTKLRAHKLHTVCEEAACPNLGECFGGGTATFMIMGDICTRRCPFCDVAHGRPNPLDPDEPRHLATAIADMQLRYVVITSVDRDDLRDGGAQHFADCIAETRQRSDSIEIETLVPDFRGRMDVALDILEACPPDVFNHNLETVPRLYARARPGADYAWSLKLLKEFKRRAPDVVTKSGLMLGLGEENDEVIEVMKDLRAHDVDMLTLGQYLQPSRDHLPVERFVTPQEFEELGAIAESMGFKHVASGPMVRSSYHADLQAHGEKVS
- the lipB gene encoding lipoyl(octanoyl) transferase LipB → MSDANKPELIVRNLGRLSYMPVWEAMKQFTQGRSENTIDEIWLLEHDPVFTQGQAGKAEHVLFPGDIPVVQVDRGGQVTYHGPGQLVAYMMLDVKRLRIGARELVSRVEQTLVNTLAHYNVASQPRADAPGVYVGDEKIASLGLRISHGRSYHGLALNVVNDLEPFRRINPCGYQNMVMTRLNDLASGVRLAQVQDQLLSEFIALMGYNVADTYGHLPSG
- a CDS encoding HP0495 family protein; translation: MSQPEAPKIEFPCDYPIKIIGDAAPDFKDFVVRVLTKHAPDLDHGKITMNSSRNGKFLSVRVTIVATGKPQLEALFEDLKSSGRVHMVL